From Juglans regia cultivar Chandler chromosome 6, Walnut 2.0, whole genome shotgun sequence, the proteins below share one genomic window:
- the LOC108993263 gene encoding piriformospora indica-insensitive protein 2-like isoform X1 — protein MKSFTTISNVIFAVFIFCLAAWCCGEADEDVVAPMEKTEKEALYSTVQGFVGDWWNGSALYPDPCGWTPIQGVSCDLFDGLWYVTALNIGPIHDNSLDCATNIDFRPKLFELKHLKTLSFFNCFVSPRRHPIAIPSNDWEKLAGSLESLEFRSNPGLIGQVPSSFGMFEKLQSLVLLESGLTGKLPTNIGNLINLKRLVLAGNWFTGPIPESFGGLSQLLILDLSRNTLSGPLPSTLGRLTSLLKLDLSNNQLERMLPSEISNLKNLTLLDLRNNKFSGGLTKSLQGMYSLEQLVLSNNPIGGVLMCLEWHDLHNLVILDLSNTGLKGEIPQSISKLKRLRYLGLSDNNLTGKLPTKLVILPCVSSLYLNGNNLTGELNFSEGFYGKMGRRFGAWSNPNLCYQVGLKSARHVPYGVKPCQQEEVAVLEPNSRTKLAGENLNQNSHHVASLGFPRYVIDGFWWVSLLEMLICQFLSCFL, from the exons ATGAAAAGCTTTACTACCATCAGTAATGTCATTTTTGCTGTATTCATATTTTGTTTGGCTGCTTGGTGCTGTGGAGAAGCGGACGAGGATGTAGTAGCTCCAATGGAAAAAACAGAGAAGGAAGCTCTGTACTCTACTGTACAGGGCTTTGTGGGCGATTGGTGGAATGGCTCAGCTCTGTATCCAGATCCCTGTGGGTGGACTCCTATACAG GGTGTCTCTTGTGATCTGTTTGATGGGCTTTGGTATGTCACTGCGTTAAATATTGGACCCATTCATGACAACTCTCTTGATTGTGCCACAAATATTGACTTCCGACCAAAGCTTTTTGAGCTTAAGCACCTCAAAACTCTATCATTCTTCAATTGCTTCGTCTCTCCCCGACGACATCCCATAGCCATTCCCTCCAATGACTGGGAGAAGCTTGCTGGCAGCTTAGAATCATTAGAGTTCCGATCAAACCCCGGTCTCATTGGACAAGTTCCTTCTAGCTTTGGAATGTTCGAGAAGCTCCAGTCATTAGTGCTATTAGAAAGTGGATTAACTGGGAAATTACCTACAAATATTGGCAACTTGATCAACTTGAAGCGTCTAGTTCTTGCTGGGAACTGGTTTACTGGTCCCATCCCTGAGAGTTTTGGGGGGTTGAGTCAATTACTTATACTTGATTTAAGTAGGAATACGCTATCTGGGCCTTTGCCATCGACTCTTGGAAGGCTGACCTCACTTTTGAAGCTTGATTTGAGCAACAATCAACTGGAAAGGATGCTTCCGAGTGAGATTAGTAATTTAAAGAATCTGACCCTATTGGACCTTAGAAACAACAAGTTCTCAGGCGGCTTAACTAAGTCACTTCAAGGGATGTATTCCTTGGAACAGTTGGTCTTGTCTAACAACCCCATTGGAGGAGTCCTTATGTGCCTTGAGTGGCATGACCTACACAACCTGGTCATTTTGGATCTTTCTAACACTGGCTTGAAAGGAGAGATACCCCAGTccatatcaaaattaaaaagattaagatATCTGGGTCTGAGTGACAACAATCTCACAGGCAAGCTCCCTACAAAGCTAGTTATTCTACCTTGCGTTTCTTCTCTCTACCTAAACGGGAACAATCTTACAGGAGAGCTTAATTTCTCTGAAGGGTTTTACGGAAAAATGGGAAGGCGGTTTGGGGCATGGAGCAACCCGAATCTTTGCTACCAGGTTGGTTTGAAGTCAGCCAGACATGTCCCGTATGGGGTAAAACCATGCCAGCAAGAAGAGGTCGCAGTGCTTGAACCCAATTCAAGAACCAAGTTGGCTGGTGAGAATCTGAATCAGAACTCCCATCATGTGGCCTCTTTGGGATTTCCACGCTATGTCATTGATGGGTTTTGGTGGGTCTCTCTGTTGGAGATGTTGATATGTCAATTCTTAAGTTGTTTCCTATAG
- the LOC108993263 gene encoding piriformospora indica-insensitive protein 2-like isoform X2, with the protein MGVSCDLFDGLWYVTALNIGPIHDNSLDCATNIDFRPKLFELKHLKTLSFFNCFVSPRRHPIAIPSNDWEKLAGSLESLEFRSNPGLIGQVPSSFGMFEKLQSLVLLESGLTGKLPTNIGNLINLKRLVLAGNWFTGPIPESFGGLSQLLILDLSRNTLSGPLPSTLGRLTSLLKLDLSNNQLERMLPSEISNLKNLTLLDLRNNKFSGGLTKSLQGMYSLEQLVLSNNPIGGVLMCLEWHDLHNLVILDLSNTGLKGEIPQSISKLKRLRYLGLSDNNLTGKLPTKLVILPCVSSLYLNGNNLTGELNFSEGFYGKMGRRFGAWSNPNLCYQVGLKSARHVPYGVKPCQQEEVAVLEPNSRTKLAGENLNQNSHHVASLGFPRYVIDGFWWVSLLEMLICQFLSCFL; encoded by the exons atG GGTGTCTCTTGTGATCTGTTTGATGGGCTTTGGTATGTCACTGCGTTAAATATTGGACCCATTCATGACAACTCTCTTGATTGTGCCACAAATATTGACTTCCGACCAAAGCTTTTTGAGCTTAAGCACCTCAAAACTCTATCATTCTTCAATTGCTTCGTCTCTCCCCGACGACATCCCATAGCCATTCCCTCCAATGACTGGGAGAAGCTTGCTGGCAGCTTAGAATCATTAGAGTTCCGATCAAACCCCGGTCTCATTGGACAAGTTCCTTCTAGCTTTGGAATGTTCGAGAAGCTCCAGTCATTAGTGCTATTAGAAAGTGGATTAACTGGGAAATTACCTACAAATATTGGCAACTTGATCAACTTGAAGCGTCTAGTTCTTGCTGGGAACTGGTTTACTGGTCCCATCCCTGAGAGTTTTGGGGGGTTGAGTCAATTACTTATACTTGATTTAAGTAGGAATACGCTATCTGGGCCTTTGCCATCGACTCTTGGAAGGCTGACCTCACTTTTGAAGCTTGATTTGAGCAACAATCAACTGGAAAGGATGCTTCCGAGTGAGATTAGTAATTTAAAGAATCTGACCCTATTGGACCTTAGAAACAACAAGTTCTCAGGCGGCTTAACTAAGTCACTTCAAGGGATGTATTCCTTGGAACAGTTGGTCTTGTCTAACAACCCCATTGGAGGAGTCCTTATGTGCCTTGAGTGGCATGACCTACACAACCTGGTCATTTTGGATCTTTCTAACACTGGCTTGAAAGGAGAGATACCCCAGTccatatcaaaattaaaaagattaagatATCTGGGTCTGAGTGACAACAATCTCACAGGCAAGCTCCCTACAAAGCTAGTTATTCTACCTTGCGTTTCTTCTCTCTACCTAAACGGGAACAATCTTACAGGAGAGCTTAATTTCTCTGAAGGGTTTTACGGAAAAATGGGAAGGCGGTTTGGGGCATGGAGCAACCCGAATCTTTGCTACCAGGTTGGTTTGAAGTCAGCCAGACATGTCCCGTATGGGGTAAAACCATGCCAGCAAGAAGAGGTCGCAGTGCTTGAACCCAATTCAAGAACCAAGTTGGCTGGTGAGAATCTGAATCAGAACTCCCATCATGTGGCCTCTTTGGGATTTCCACGCTATGTCATTGATGGGTTTTGGTGGGTCTCTCTGTTGGAGATGTTGATATGTCAATTCTTAAGTTGTTTCCTATAG